In Brevibacillus brevis NBRC 100599, a single genomic region encodes these proteins:
- the corA gene encoding magnesium/cobalt transporter CorA: MKIRLVQNGIINEIEDIEEAATPPVNGFYWIHATPFDLDILQPLFGLHHLAVEDCIDEEEQRPKLQNYEDHYFMVINGITFHNHDIFLREINIFLGSSTIITVTKQEAPEFTTMLSIIREKEVNRPDTFLYYLVDQIVDLYFDVTEKIEDLLEDLEEQILMHTKKSHLDQIIGLRSEILYARKMLVPQRDLIDALHKKELPLIQPYLRKYFGDIVDDASKIVESFEAFRELIGNLREAYQAALAGRANDIMRVFTALTTIFMPLTIVTGIYGMNFDVMPELRSPYGYYIVLGCMAVIGTTMFIIFKKKDWL; encoded by the coding sequence ATGAAGATCAGACTCGTACAAAACGGAATCATCAATGAGATAGAAGACATCGAAGAGGCTGCTACTCCACCTGTGAACGGGTTTTACTGGATTCATGCCACGCCATTCGATTTGGATATTTTACAGCCGCTGTTCGGACTGCATCATCTGGCTGTGGAGGACTGTATCGACGAGGAAGAACAGCGGCCCAAGCTGCAAAACTACGAGGATCATTACTTTATGGTCATCAACGGCATTACCTTCCACAATCATGATATCTTCTTGCGTGAAATCAATATTTTTCTGGGTAGCAGCACCATCATCACCGTAACAAAGCAGGAGGCCCCTGAATTCACTACCATGCTTTCGATCATCCGGGAAAAGGAAGTCAATCGCCCCGATACATTTCTCTACTACCTGGTCGATCAAATTGTCGATCTTTATTTTGATGTGACCGAAAAAATTGAAGACCTGCTTGAAGATCTGGAAGAACAAATTTTGATGCACACGAAAAAATCCCATCTGGATCAAATTATCGGGCTGCGCAGTGAAATCCTGTACGCCCGTAAAATGCTCGTTCCCCAGCGGGATTTGATTGACGCCCTACATAAAAAAGAACTCCCGCTCATTCAACCTTATCTGCGGAAGTACTTTGGCGATATTGTAGACGATGCCAGCAAAATTGTAGAGAGCTTTGAAGCCTTTCGCGAGCTCATCGGGAACTTGCGCGAAGCGTATCAAGCGGCGCTCGCTGGCAGAGCCAACGATATTATGCGTGTTTTTACCGCCTTGACGACGATTTTTATGCCGTTGACGATTGTGACCGGTATATACGGGATGAACTTTGATGTGATGCCTGAGCTGCGTTCACCCTACGGCTACTACATCGTACTGGGATGTATGGCGGTAATCGGCACGACGATGTTTATCATTTTTAAAAAGAAAGACTGGCTCTGA
- a CDS encoding HD-GYP domain-containing protein, whose protein sequence is MRLKSIQKCQPGDKLARSIYTENGTILVGAGVELTQRMIDRLKTKNVNSLYIQDKRTDDIIVETVISENTRRQAMSMIHDTFRTVHQVPDKWQQLFSDKGLGRKLRDVMQIVADELNNSDSAINLLADACAFDNYIFTHSFNVALYSTALAINTGCSEKDVLEISIGGMLHDIGKVHIPDNILKKPGRLTQEEFEIMKRHTEIGFEMLRRQDDIPLLAAHCAFQHHERWDGTGYPRHLKKEEIHPFGRLMAVADVFDALTSHRVYRRGMLPHEAMEVLYSGSGKLFDQVYVEALRNTIALYPVGLTVTLNNGLSGVVVDSNKGMPSRPIVRILVDEDGRDIEHPYECDLSKMLTLMIIACGDLV, encoded by the coding sequence ATGCGACTGAAATCCATTCAAAAATGCCAGCCGGGTGATAAACTGGCTCGTTCCATCTATACAGAGAATGGAACGATTCTCGTTGGGGCCGGAGTAGAACTCACCCAACGAATGATAGATCGACTCAAAACCAAAAACGTGAACAGTCTCTACATCCAAGACAAGCGCACCGATGATATCATCGTGGAGACAGTCATTTCCGAAAATACTCGCAGACAAGCAATGTCCATGATTCACGATACATTCCGAACTGTTCATCAAGTCCCGGACAAATGGCAGCAGCTTTTTTCGGACAAGGGTTTGGGACGTAAGCTGCGTGATGTCATGCAAATCGTTGCGGATGAATTGAACAACAGTGATTCAGCCATAAATTTATTGGCAGATGCTTGCGCCTTCGACAATTACATATTCACGCACTCATTTAACGTTGCCTTGTATAGCACCGCTCTTGCCATCAATACCGGCTGTTCGGAAAAAGATGTGTTGGAGATTAGTATTGGCGGTATGCTCCACGACATCGGAAAAGTGCATATCCCAGACAACATTTTGAAAAAGCCGGGCCGCCTGACGCAAGAAGAATTTGAAATTATGAAAAGACACACGGAGATCGGCTTTGAAATGCTACGTCGTCAAGACGACATCCCGTTGCTTGCAGCCCATTGTGCTTTTCAGCATCACGAGCGCTGGGATGGCACAGGCTATCCACGGCACCTGAAAAAAGAAGAGATTCATCCGTTTGGTCGCTTGATGGCTGTGGCTGATGTATTCGATGCCCTGACGTCGCATCGGGTATACCGTCGCGGAATGCTTCCTCACGAAGCGATGGAGGTGCTCTACTCCGGTTCAGGCAAACTGTTTGACCAAGTCTATGTAGAGGCTTTGCGAAATACGATTGCACTCTACCCTGTTGGTCTGACCGTCACCCTGAACAATGGTCTGTCTGGTGTCGTTGTCGATTCGAATAAAGGAATGCCGAGCCGTCCGATCGTCAGAATTCTGGTGGATGAGGACGGTCGGGATATCGAGCATCCCTATGAGTGTGACTTGTCCAAAATGCTGACGCTCATGATCATCGCCTGTGGCGATTTGGTATAA
- a CDS encoding DUF2804 domain-containing protein — translation MPLIEKELTQPLSLCDQDGRLLPEAVGWSRYPLHDCQFSGHWLRRKKWNFWFITAPECAMSIAMVNLDYAGIVFVHFIDLTTGETADSAVTVPFGVGIRLGATVDDPCHFASRKLSVSFHPEASGTSVQATAICPGDKPLSLDIVIDPPGESLNVVIPWSAERFQFTSKQTARPVHGTIAYNGKTYLLDRQNAFASLDFGRGVWPYHTRWNWTTCSFCHAEGVAGFNFGKGWTDETGMTENGLMIDGVLYKLSEQMLFSYDPDNRMLPWTLASEESSAVRLTFTPLFARTEHKNFALVRTTLHQVIGRYDGTLSTPDRKTVVVQNKIGICEEQNARW, via the coding sequence ATGCCGCTTATCGAAAAAGAATTAACGCAGCCTCTTTCATTATGTGACCAGGATGGCCGCTTGCTTCCCGAAGCGGTTGGCTGGTCCCGTTATCCGTTGCATGACTGCCAATTTAGTGGGCATTGGCTTCGCCGGAAAAAATGGAATTTTTGGTTTATCACCGCGCCTGAATGTGCGATGTCGATTGCGATGGTCAATTTGGATTACGCGGGCATTGTCTTTGTCCATTTTATTGATCTAACGACAGGGGAGACCGCGGACAGTGCCGTTACGGTTCCTTTTGGTGTAGGGATTCGGCTTGGTGCCACTGTAGATGATCCTTGCCATTTTGCGAGTCGCAAGCTCTCCGTCTCCTTTCACCCAGAAGCCAGCGGAACGAGCGTACAAGCGACTGCCATTTGTCCCGGTGATAAGCCTCTCTCGCTCGACATCGTGATTGATCCGCCAGGCGAGTCCTTAAATGTCGTGATTCCGTGGAGTGCGGAGCGCTTTCAGTTCACATCGAAGCAAACGGCCCGGCCTGTGCACGGCACCATTGCCTATAACGGGAAAACCTATTTGCTCGATCGACAGAATGCTTTTGCCAGTTTGGATTTTGGACGTGGCGTTTGGCCGTATCACACTCGCTGGAACTGGACGACCTGCTCTTTTTGTCACGCGGAAGGTGTCGCAGGCTTTAACTTTGGCAAAGGCTGGACGGACGAAACGGGTATGACGGAAAATGGCTTGATGATCGACGGTGTCCTCTACAAGCTGAGTGAACAAATGCTTTTTTCCTACGATCCTGACAACCGGATGCTCCCTTGGACGCTTGCGAGCGAAGAATCGTCTGCCGTACGCCTCACCTTTACACCGCTCTTTGCTCGAACCGAGCACAAAAATTTTGCGTTGGTGCGGACCACTCTGCATCAAGTAATCGGCCGATATGACGGGACACTCTCAACACCTGACAGAAAAACGGTTGTGGTCCAAAACAAGATCGGAATCTGTGAAGAACAAAATGCCCGTTGGTAA
- a CDS encoding YunC family protein, which yields MVEVVPIHFPEGTAIAVTVRLPKTTLLAVTTDHGYIMCGALDVGLLNERLAAREILAGRAVGVKTIQELLDAPLESVTTTAEEKGITAGMIGREAVVKML from the coding sequence ATGGTCGAGGTAGTGCCAATCCACTTTCCAGAGGGGACGGCTATTGCTGTCACCGTTCGTTTGCCCAAGACGACGCTATTGGCTGTAACGACCGATCATGGCTACATCATGTGTGGGGCGCTGGATGTTGGGCTATTAAACGAAAGGCTAGCAGCGAGAGAAATTCTTGCTGGTCGTGCGGTGGGGGTCAAGACTATACAGGAATTGCTGGATGCACCGCTGGAGTCCGTGACGACGACGGCGGAGGAGAAGGGGATTACTGCTGGGATGATTGGGCGGGAAGCAGTCGTGAAAATGTTGTAA
- a CDS encoding DUF6154 family protein, which translates to MRFIDEVYELYRGHFNGDEEDITAVVVGILAEQSRDDLLDLVEEMDEEELFHMLATYMIEVMKRKVAMEDEHFPTSIMH; encoded by the coding sequence ATGCGCTTCATTGATGAGGTATACGAGCTGTACAGAGGACATTTTAATGGCGATGAAGAGGACATTACAGCGGTTGTCGTCGGCATTCTCGCTGAGCAGTCTCGGGATGATTTGTTGGACTTGGTCGAGGAAATGGACGAAGAAGAGCTATTTCACATGCTCGCAACGTATATGATTGAAGTCATGAAACGGAAAGTCGCGATGGAGGATGAGCACTTTCCGACAAGCATTATGCATTAA
- a CDS encoding bifunctional metallophosphatase/5'-nucleotidase, whose protein sequence is MADTCTLHILHTNDLHSHFDTMPRIATCLSIHREEWEGKGEHVLTVDIGDHMDRMDIRSEASFGKTNVQIMNRSAIQYATIGNNEGITLPKDKLNELYTDARFTIITGNLFEPTTNSVPSWAVPYAIHTVGELRLAILGMTIPFGPSYQSMGWEIKEPIPILREQIAALRSAVDVVILLSHLGYQTDCVLASEVDGLDIILGGHSHRALPHGERIGGTLITQAGRFGEYVGHVELVWDRTQNGIKDVRAELFHTEQYQVDESLSQFIESEKVWAENRLFQPIAQLEQDLHIGWTEETPYGSFIAASIRKWTGAEIGMANGGLLLADLARGSLSFADLLHSMPHPINPCAVTITGAQLTTVLEQAIQPEMIQRELRGYGFRGKIEGWMCVDGLHIRYSEDDQPQIIQIEVNGQPLDRERLYRVGTIDMFMYNRMFPELLLGSELTFFLPEMLREVLATTIKDQQMLQNAFLPRWEKISSASKNQS, encoded by the coding sequence GCTCACGGTCGATATTGGAGACCATATGGATCGAATGGATATCCGATCGGAAGCGAGCTTTGGGAAAACAAACGTCCAGATCATGAACCGAAGTGCGATTCAATACGCGACGATTGGAAACAACGAAGGCATCACACTCCCAAAAGACAAGCTGAATGAACTGTACACAGATGCACGCTTCACGATCATTACAGGCAATCTGTTTGAACCGACAACCAATTCTGTCCCGTCTTGGGCTGTACCATACGCTATTCATACCGTAGGCGAGCTGCGGCTGGCGATCTTGGGAATGACGATTCCCTTTGGTCCCTCTTATCAAAGTATGGGCTGGGAGATCAAAGAGCCGATCCCGATTTTGCGTGAGCAGATTGCGGCGCTGCGCTCGGCAGTGGATGTTGTCATTTTGCTTTCGCATCTCGGCTATCAAACAGATTGTGTGCTGGCTAGTGAAGTCGATGGCCTGGATATTATTTTGGGCGGACACTCTCACCGGGCGCTGCCTCATGGAGAACGCATAGGCGGTACATTGATCACACAAGCCGGGCGATTTGGCGAGTATGTCGGTCATGTAGAGCTTGTCTGGGACAGGACTCAAAATGGCATCAAAGACGTGCGCGCAGAGCTTTTTCACACAGAACAGTATCAGGTAGACGAATCCTTGAGCCAGTTCATTGAGAGTGAAAAAGTATGGGCAGAAAATCGTTTGTTTCAGCCGATTGCGCAACTGGAGCAAGACCTGCATATAGGCTGGACGGAGGAGACCCCCTATGGTTCCTTCATCGCAGCAAGTATTCGCAAATGGACGGGTGCTGAGATCGGCATGGCAAATGGCGGGCTGTTGCTTGCAGATTTGGCTCGGGGCAGCTTGTCTTTTGCCGATTTGCTGCACAGTATGCCACACCCGATCAATCCCTGTGCAGTCACGATTACAGGCGCACAGCTCACCACTGTTCTGGAGCAAGCCATTCAACCGGAAATGATTCAGCGGGAGCTGCGCGGGTACGGTTTTCGCGGCAAAATAGAAGGCTGGATGTGCGTGGACGGATTGCACATCCGCTACAGTGAGGATGACCAGCCGCAAATTATCCAGATTGAAGTCAACGGGCAACCGCTTGATCGCGAGCGTCTGTATCGAGTCGGGACGATCGATATGTTTATGTACAATCGCATGTTTCCCGAGTTGCTGCTCGGCAGTGAGCTTACGTTTTTCTTACCCGAGATGCTACGTGAGGTGCTCGCCACCACGATAAAGGACCAGCAGATGCTGCAAAATGCGTTTCTTCCTCGTTGGGAAAAGATATCGTCCGCGTCAAAAAACCAATCGTAG